The Candidatus Obscuribacter sp. genomic interval CCAAAACTTATCTGTGTCACGCCCTCTCACCATGATCCCCTTGGTTATGTGATGAGCATGCAGCGCCGCCAGGAATTGCTTGATTATGCTCATGAAGTCGGTGCTTTTATCTTAGAAGACGATTTCGATTATGAGTTTCGCTACGGCAAACCCACCTTGCCTTCGCTCAAGGCGCTGGACCGTTATGACTGTGTTATTTATATGGCGTCATTCTGGCGTATCCTATACAAGTCTTTGCGCTTGAGCTTTATCGTTTTGCCAGACTGTCTGGTTACTGCTGGTAGTCTTTGCAAAGGCTATCTTGAGCGCCATTTGCCTTTGATAGATCAGCTTGCACTGACTGACTTTATCAACGAGGGCTATCTCGAAAAACATCTCAAGCGCACTCAGAGACTGCTTGCTATCCGCAGACAATCGCTGATATTGGCTATAACGCGCTACCTCAAAAATATTACCGAGCCATTAGAAGAAACTGCTGGCACTCATTTGATGCTGCAATTTACTATTCCGCTGCCGCCCTTGATCATAGAGCGAATCGCCTGGAATACGGGCTTTAATATTATGAACTGTCACTTCTACTATTGTTATTTGGGTGTAGCGCCTGAGAAGCAATATATTGTGCCATTTGCTACAGTCGACTCTGATACCATTGATAGTGTCGTTAAAGAGTTTTCGATGGCTGTCTACAAAGCTCTGGAGAGTGGTCCTGATGCTCATTGACGAATTTGACTTGAACATGGATGCGGCCTCGACCATTTCAGCTAGCAAGCAAATGGCTGATGCGCTTAAATGCGCAATTATCAAAGGTGCGATCAGACCTGGTTTTGTTTTGCCATCGGTCAGGGATCTGGCGGGACAACTCAATATCTCGCGCTCCACTGCATCTCGGGCTATTGAAGCGCTCTCGGCGCAGGGCTATGTAGTAGCTGAGCGAGGCTCTGGGACCAGGGTGGCATCACATCTACCGGGGCAATCACAGGAGTTATTGCCAGCTAGTATCGTGGCTAGAGACGTTGCGCTCTCGCGCTTTGGCGAGTGGCTAAAACAGCGCCATGAGATCGGTAAGACCTCGACTAAACTGCACTATGACGGTCCTCGTTTGCGTGATTTGCCCCTCAATATCTGGCGCGAGCTGTTGGTCAAACACTGTCGCTCCACCATTGACGAAGAAGTCTCGTATGTACCTGAACCTTTTGGTTTCCCGCCTTTGCGAGAGGCCTATGTCTCTTATCTTATTCGCGCTCGTGCCGCCAAAGTGACACAGGAGAGGCTTGCCGTCTTTGCTTCGCGCAATTTACGATTGGATTTGATTTGTCGACTATTGTTGGACGAAGGCGACGTAATTGCTATGGAAGACCCGGGCTTTTTTGTCGGCAGAGAACAATTCCTTGCTATCGGTGCCAAGGTAGTGCCAATAGATGTGGACGGACAAGGTATGGTGGTGGAGCAGCTAGAGACGCTGGCTGTGCCGCCCAGATTGATATATTGCACACCCAGTCACCAGGCGCCCACTGGAGCGGTGATGCCTATGGGGAGACGCAAAAAGCTGCTCGATTACGCTGCGGCTCATGATGCTTACATCATTGAGGATGACTACGATAGTGAGTTTAGATATGATGGGCGACCTCTGCCATGCTTGCAGGGCATGGATACAAACGATCGCACCATTTATCTTTCTTGCCTCTGGACTGTAATGGCTCCTGTTTCTCGCATTGGTTTTATGGTGGTGCCAGAGACCCTCGTGGCTGCTATGAATGCTGCTAAATGTCTAGTGGAGCGCGATGTCAGTCTGGTAGAACAAGCAGCGATTGCGGACTTTATCAATGAAGGGCATTTAGAAAAACTGATCAGACGGCAGCGTACAAAACACGCAGCGCAAAGACAGATAGTAATAAATAAGCTTGAGAGTATATTAGGTAAATCAGTCTGGATCGCTCCTGAGAGCGCTGGGCTGGAAGTACTGGTGCGATTTGAAACGGCATATCATAGCGAGCAAATAGAAAAAGCAATCGCGGATAGTGGTATGCCCATGTATAGCACTGCGGCCTATTATATGAGCGCTCCCAGACCGCTTGAATACGTTATTGCTTTTGCTGGTACTGATGAAGAAGAACTGTCTTTGATAGTGGAGAAGTTTGCCAGTCAGTTAGCTCGTTTGGCATGAAATTAGTTGTTGTGCTAATGAGTCTCTGGCTCAGTTGTGCTGCGTTTGCTTGGCCTTGCTCAGCCGCGCCGGGACCTGCCAGCTTAAAGAGCGTTGCAGTTGTGGTACCACGGATGGTGCCAGGCTATGTACTTGAGCAAAAGAGCCAAATTTACGGCAGCGGCATAGTCTTTAAAGTTTGCA includes:
- a CDS encoding PLP-dependent aminotransferase family protein; translation: MLIDEFDLNMDAASTISASKQMADALKCAIIKGAIRPGFVLPSVRDLAGQLNISRSTASRAIEALSAQGYVVAERGSGTRVASHLPGQSQELLPASIVARDVALSRFGEWLKQRHEIGKTSTKLHYDGPRLRDLPLNIWRELLVKHCRSTIDEEVSYVPEPFGFPPLREAYVSYLIRARAAKVTQERLAVFASRNLRLDLICRLLLDEGDVIAMEDPGFFVGREQFLAIGAKVVPIDVDGQGMVVEQLETLAVPPRLIYCTPSHQAPTGAVMPMGRRKKLLDYAAAHDAYIIEDDYDSEFRYDGRPLPCLQGMDTNDRTIYLSCLWTVMAPVSRIGFMVVPETLVAAMNAAKCLVERDVSLVEQAAIADFINEGHLEKLIRRQRTKHAAQRQIVINKLESILGKSVWIAPESAGLEVLVRFETAYHSEQIEKAIADSGMPMYSTAAYYMSAPRPLEYVIAFAGTDEEELSLIVEKFASQLARLA